The genomic DNA acaatttttttaaaataaaaaataataattaattatttacttaacaaaaacacatctcaaatttgaacaatattatgtttgttcatgtttttgttaactaattaaatataaaagattattaaatataagattttaataattttagaatccatattttttttaataaatttcagtCAAACTAATTTTACTAGAAAAAATGTAATAACGTCCCACATTAtacattttactttttttttttttttaacatattttaaaaaaatggttcaAATAATactgataattattttttttcgtataatcattaatattatttgtgtgCTTGTTTtgttaactaattaaataaattaattaaaaaatcaaaacatgacACTAATAATAGTGTGCAAACACACACtctcttttaaaagaaattgaagagcAACCAGAAATTGTTCattaatattgataaattaaaaatccttcaaaattaataacatgtGTGTTAGAAGAAATGAAATGAGGATTACGTAGTAGTAGTAGTCAATGCTGCGAAGCCTCCTCCCTGCATCATCTGCTTGAACTCTGTAAAATTAACCTTGCCGTCCCCGTCGGAGTCCACCTTACTAATCATTCTCCTGCAATCCTCCGCCGTTCGTCCTTGTTTCAGTCCCAACGATGAAAGAACCGACCGAAGCTCCTCCACTGAAATGAATCCGTCGCCGTTACAATCGAAAACGTTGAAGGCCTCCCTAATATCATCATCAATATCATCGTCTTcatcttcgtcttcgtcttcatcttcgtcttcatcttcgtcttcgtcttcatcttcatcttcatcttcgtcttcgtcttcaacAACTGCATtacctcttcttcttcctcctcctcctctccCTAGGCCTAGAATGGATTGGTAAAGCGCCCCAAATTCATCAATGTCAACGCACCCGTCTCCATTAACGTCTATTTC from Impatiens glandulifera chromosome 9, dImpGla2.1, whole genome shotgun sequence includes the following:
- the LOC124915338 gene encoding calmodulin-like protein 3, with translation MDAVEIRRVFQMFDRNGDGRITIKELNRSLKNMRIAISEEDLTRMIQEIDVNGDGCVDIDEFGALYQSILGLGRGGGGRRRGNAVVEDEDEDEDEDEDEDEDEDEDEDEDEDEDDDIDDDIREAFNVFDCNGDGFISVEELRSVLSSLGLKQGRTAEDCRRMISKVDSDGDGKVNFTEFKQMMQGGGFAALTTTTT